A stretch of the Desulfovibrio porci genome encodes the following:
- a CDS encoding tripartite tricarboxylate transporter substrate binding protein, which yields MNRIFRVVLAAALLLLPAAAGAGPADGYPSGPITAVCTYSVGSQTDVQARICAMPAEKYFGQPIVILNKAGAGGLTGWNWFMDRGSRDGLTMTVYNLPNFIAQSIVKKNAKYSIRTLEPLANFAADPVVLFVAKDSPFNSVADMVNYAKANPGKVTLNGSGLFVGHHIALLLLQKEAGINLTYIPEKGGSDALQSVLAGKVMGSFNNLSIAMRAPDKIKVLGIADLQRHEFMPEVPTFIEQGYKTLDDATTNFRGYALPAGVDKAIVEKAAQKAYEMFNDPIVIENMKKTGVPYRILDRQAMLKIFERREAILKDLLQPFIEK from the coding sequence ATGAACCGCATTTTCCGCGTTGTGCTGGCCGCTGCGCTCCTGCTGTTGCCGGCGGCAGCGGGCGCGGGCCCGGCCGATGGCTATCCCTCCGGGCCCATCACCGCCGTGTGCACCTATTCCGTCGGCTCCCAGACCGACGTGCAGGCCCGCATCTGCGCCATGCCCGCTGAAAAATACTTCGGCCAGCCCATCGTTATCCTGAACAAGGCGGGCGCGGGCGGTCTGACCGGCTGGAACTGGTTCATGGACCGGGGCAGCCGCGACGGCCTGACCATGACTGTTTACAACCTGCCCAATTTCATCGCCCAATCCATCGTCAAGAAGAACGCCAAGTACAGCATCCGCACGCTTGAGCCGCTGGCCAACTTTGCGGCGGACCCGGTAGTGCTCTTCGTAGCCAAGGATTCACCCTTCAACAGTGTGGCCGACATGGTGAACTACGCCAAGGCGAATCCCGGCAAGGTCACCCTGAACGGTTCAGGCCTCTTTGTGGGTCATCACATCGCCCTTCTGCTTTTACAGAAAGAAGCGGGGATCAATCTGACCTATATCCCTGAAAAGGGCGGCTCTGACGCGCTGCAATCTGTCCTGGCCGGCAAGGTCATGGGCAGCTTCAACAATCTGTCCATCGCCATGCGCGCCCCGGACAAGATCAAGGTCCTGGGCATCGCCGATCTGCAACGGCACGAGTTTATGCCCGAGGTGCCGACTTTCATTGAACAAGGTTACAAGACTCTGGATGATGCCACGACCAACTTCCGCGGCTACGCTCTGCCCGCAGGCGTGGACAAGGCTATCGTGGAAAAGGCCGCCCAAAAGGCTTACGAAATGTTCAACGACCCCATCGTGATCGAAAACATGAAGAAGACCGGCGTCCCGTACCGCATACTGGACCGCCAGGCCATGCTCAAGATATTTGAAAGGCGCGAAGCGATCCTCAAGGATTTGCTCCAGCCGTTCATTGAAAAGTAA
- a CDS encoding sulfite exporter TauE/SafE family protein: protein MTILFVATAFAAFLKSGAGIGAGLFLLPALSLIFDPFKALAATAPLLLLMDIIAVGCHWKRWIAPPVLTVMAGLSVIGVLCGSLAVQHLPANTLKTVIGVIGVTYALSNLLPCRGLHHLTARLPASFAATAIPAYLASFLGGVFNVVNAGSVFYAFSMVHLKLESRVFVATCCVLILISNFVRAVSFFLNGMLPPDLIISALKLIPVIAVFSWLGSRIVARCPPALFRNLVFFLILAMCAKTLLSAF, encoded by the coding sequence TTGACAATTCTATTTGTCGCTACGGCCTTCGCCGCCTTTCTGAAAAGTGGGGCGGGCATCGGCGCCGGGCTTTTTCTGCTTCCGGCCCTGAGCCTGATTTTCGACCCGTTCAAAGCCTTGGCCGCCACCGCGCCGCTCTTGCTCCTCATGGACATCATAGCTGTCGGTTGTCACTGGAAGCGCTGGATCGCCCCCCCTGTCCTGACAGTCATGGCAGGGCTTTCCGTCATCGGCGTGCTGTGCGGCAGCCTCGCTGTGCAGCATCTGCCCGCCAATACGCTGAAAACAGTGATCGGCGTCATCGGCGTGACTTATGCCCTGAGCAACCTTTTGCCCTGCAGGGGGCTGCACCATCTGACTGCCCGTCTGCCGGCCTCATTCGCGGCAACGGCCATACCCGCGTATCTGGCCTCCTTTCTGGGAGGGGTGTTCAATGTCGTCAACGCGGGCAGCGTGTTCTACGCCTTCAGTATGGTGCATCTCAAACTGGAGAGCCGGGTTTTCGTCGCCACCTGCTGCGTGTTGATTTTGATCAGCAATTTCGTCAGGGCCGTCAGCTTTTTCCTGAACGGCATGCTGCCGCCCGATCTGATCATCTCTGCCCTGAAACTGATCCCGGTCATTGCGGTCTTCAGTTGGCTGGGCAGCCGGATTGTGGCCCGCTGCCCACCGGCGTTGTTCCGCAATCTGGTTTTTTTCCTCATCCTGGCCATGTGCGCCAAAACGCTTTTATCAGCGTTCTGA
- a CDS encoding tripartite tricarboxylate transporter permease, whose amino-acid sequence MEQLLEYLPNVLTWSNFLVLVCGSVGGLFFGAMPGLSPTMAVALLVPFTFYMPPVPSLLLLGAVYTSAVAGGSISAILLSIPGAPASIATLLDGYPMAKQGRAQEALYTTFVSSLVGGVVGALALIFLTPPMSEFAMRFGPSELFWTTVFGITVIAGLSSGAMLKGLFGGALGLFLGCIGESNVTGEGRFIFHEMLTAGIAIVPALIGLFAIPQVVEMMEDSHVVFEKMKVQIKGGLLLKVIKNHARYLRTLTLGSILGTIIGVIPGAGAQVAGLMAYDQVKKMDKNPERFGTGDPEGVCASECANNATVAPACIPLLTLSIPGSPTAAVLLGGLLIQGLLPGPELFTKNADITYPFIIGMFIAQFFMFGFGILASRYTHVVSNVPNYMMFGTVMILCVFGSYCVQNSFEDVLIMFGLGALMLLFKKLGIPSAPIVLGIILGPLAEENFLRGRMIANTDVGMWQYFFGGTLNQVLVGLCLLSLVYAAYSEVKFARRARARLAARQKEASHA is encoded by the coding sequence ATGGAACAACTGCTTGAGTATTTACCCAATGTCCTGACCTGGTCCAACTTTCTGGTGCTTGTTTGCGGGTCGGTCGGCGGGCTTTTCTTCGGAGCCATGCCGGGGCTGAGTCCCACCATGGCCGTGGCCCTGCTGGTGCCGTTTACCTTCTACATGCCGCCTGTACCTTCCCTGCTCCTGCTGGGTGCGGTCTATACTTCCGCCGTGGCGGGCGGCTCCATTTCGGCCATTTTGTTAAGCATCCCCGGGGCGCCCGCCTCCATTGCCACCCTGCTTGACGGCTATCCCATGGCCAAACAGGGCCGGGCGCAGGAAGCGCTGTACACCACGTTCGTTTCCTCCCTGGTCGGCGGTGTTGTGGGGGCTCTCGCACTGATCTTCCTTACGCCGCCCATGTCCGAATTCGCCATGCGCTTCGGCCCCTCCGAACTTTTCTGGACAACCGTCTTCGGCATCACCGTCATTGCCGGACTTTCTTCAGGGGCCATGCTCAAAGGTCTTTTCGGCGGCGCTCTGGGCCTCTTCCTGGGCTGCATAGGCGAAAGCAACGTCACAGGAGAGGGCCGCTTCATCTTCCATGAGATGCTGACCGCGGGCATAGCCATTGTGCCTGCTCTTATCGGCCTCTTCGCCATTCCGCAGGTGGTCGAAATGATGGAGGATTCACATGTCGTTTTTGAAAAAATGAAGGTACAGATCAAGGGCGGCCTTCTGCTCAAGGTTATCAAAAACCATGCCAGATATCTGCGTACCCTGACCCTCGGCAGCATCCTCGGCACCATCATCGGCGTCATCCCCGGGGCGGGCGCGCAGGTGGCGGGTCTGATGGCCTATGACCAGGTGAAGAAGATGGATAAAAATCCGGAACGTTTCGGCACGGGCGATCCTGAGGGGGTCTGCGCCAGCGAATGCGCCAACAACGCCACCGTGGCTCCGGCCTGTATCCCGCTTTTGACCCTGTCCATCCCCGGCAGCCCGACGGCCGCCGTTCTTCTGGGCGGCCTGCTGATCCAGGGGCTGCTCCCCGGACCGGAGCTTTTCACCAAGAATGCCGACATCACCTATCCCTTCATCATCGGCATGTTCATCGCCCAGTTTTTCATGTTTGGCTTCGGCATCCTCGCCTCGCGCTATACGCATGTCGTGAGCAATGTGCCCAACTACATGATGTTCGGCACCGTGATGATCCTCTGCGTCTTCGGCTCCTATTGCGTGCAGAACAGTTTCGAGGACGTGCTGATCATGTTCGGCCTGGGCGCGCTGATGCTGCTGTTCAAAAAACTGGGCATTCCCAGCGCTCCCATCGTGCTGGGCATCATCCTCGGTCCTCTGGCGGAAGAGAACTTCCTGCGCGGCAGGATGATAGCCAATACCGACGTGGGGATGTGGCAATATTTCTTCGGCGGTACGCTGAACCAGGTTCTCGTCGGCCTTTGCCTGCTGTCGCTGGTCTATGCCGCATACAGCGAGGTCAAGTTCGCCCGCAGGGCCAGAGCCAGGCTCGCCGCCCGGCAAAAGGAGGCCAGTCATGCCTAG
- a CDS encoding MoaD/ThiS family protein, which produces MRLNVKCFATLAEKSPPGGVCELPEGADAARLMLTLGVPAAEVKLIFINGVAAEPDAVLHDGDRVGLFPAVGGG; this is translated from the coding sequence ATGCGATTGAACGTCAAATGTTTCGCCACCCTGGCGGAAAAAAGCCCGCCGGGCGGCGTCTGTGAACTGCCCGAAGGCGCGGACGCGGCACGGCTCATGCTTACCCTGGGCGTGCCCGCCGCCGAGGTAAAACTCATCTTCATCAACGGCGTGGCCGCCGAACCTGACGCCGTGCTCCACGACGGCGACCGGGTGGGACTTTTCCCGGCCGTGGGCGGGGGTTAG
- a CDS encoding tripartite tricarboxylate transporter TctB family protein, with protein sequence MPREFAAALTMTLIIVFFAFQMDGPQDEQSLLVPRFLLYLMGLLNAGQYILAFFRNRQKIDAILTLKGYPLKRVGVLCALTVLYIAVLEWMGFYLASFIYLTVASLIAQPMAITPVGALKRLLVAFVCIGFLYLLFTVALTVQIPKGFMQF encoded by the coding sequence ATGCCTAGGGAATTCGCCGCCGCTCTGACCATGACCCTCATCATCGTTTTCTTCGCCTTCCAGATGGACGGTCCGCAAGACGAGCAATCCCTGCTGGTCCCCAGGTTCCTTTTGTACCTGATGGGGCTCCTCAATGCGGGACAGTACATACTGGCCTTTTTCCGCAACAGGCAGAAGATCGACGCCATACTGACGCTCAAGGGTTATCCGCTGAAACGGGTGGGCGTCCTGTGCGCCCTCACGGTGCTGTATATCGCCGTTTTGGAGTGGATGGGCTTCTATCTGGCATCCTTCATCTACCTGACAGTCGCGTCGCTGATCGCCCAGCCCATGGCGATCACTCCCGTGGGCGCGCTCAAACGGCTGCTTGTGGCCTTTGTCTGCATCGGTTTTCTGTATCTGCTTTTTACCGTGGCTTTGACCGTCCAGATCCCCAAGGGCTTTATGCAGTTTTAA
- a CDS encoding rhodanese-like domain-containing protein: MTTVAADISVHDLHNTLRGETEFALLDVREQEEFSRAHILLACCAPLSRLELMVERLVPCKKTPVFVMDDGLSEDLNRGERAARVLAAMGYRAVRVVGGGLKAWREAGFVTVNGVGALSKGFGEYVEVVQQTPRLPPEKIKELLDDIRVRTIVIDVRPTGEYRNMNIPGSINLPGCEVTYRLAEVVKDPGTTIIINCAGRTRSIIGTQTLLNAAVPNRVVALKGGTMNWQLAGFDLEYGSTRPVPPITEEGRHMAEQRIRKVAEMYHVRFVDPRQVAAWQAEAGHKTLYLFDVRQPREYASGHIPGSISAQGGQLVQATDEYAAVRNGRYILMDDDELRAIMTAHWLQQMGLPQVFVLKGGIFNAAVLAPQGLTEGGDCPEGRAPAGGVSAEEAARQMESRAGILCINVGASNLHRARHICGAKWVARAYLPRVRALYPQAGRIILTAEQSAHAALAAQDARALWPDAAVSFIQGGTPAWERAGLPLETGMPCALCAEDDIWYRPYTDVNASKEAMQDYFDWESGLVDKIKADGCVNFNVKSR; encoded by the coding sequence ATGACTACTGTAGCTGCCGACATTTCTGTACATGACTTGCATAACACATTGCGAGGAGAGACGGAATTTGCCTTGCTTGATGTGCGGGAGCAAGAAGAATTTTCCAGAGCGCATATTTTATTGGCCTGTTGCGCACCTCTGAGCAGACTGGAATTGATGGTCGAGAGGCTCGTCCCCTGCAAGAAAACACCTGTTTTTGTGATGGATGACGGTCTGTCTGAAGACCTCAATCGTGGTGAACGTGCCGCCCGGGTTCTGGCGGCCATGGGCTACCGCGCTGTCCGCGTCGTTGGCGGAGGCCTGAAGGCATGGAGGGAGGCGGGTTTCGTCACTGTTAACGGGGTCGGGGCCCTGAGCAAGGGTTTTGGCGAATACGTTGAAGTCGTGCAGCAAACGCCGCGCCTACCCCCCGAAAAAATCAAGGAACTGCTCGACGACATCCGGGTCCGGACCATTGTCATCGATGTCAGGCCCACAGGCGAATACCGCAATATGAACATTCCGGGCAGCATAAATCTGCCCGGTTGCGAAGTGACCTACCGTCTGGCCGAAGTAGTCAAAGATCCCGGCACGACCATCATCATCAACTGCGCGGGGCGGACAAGAAGCATCATCGGCACGCAGACTTTGCTCAACGCCGCTGTTCCCAATCGGGTTGTGGCCCTCAAGGGCGGCACCATGAACTGGCAGCTTGCGGGTTTTGACCTGGAATACGGTTCCACCCGGCCGGTGCCTCCCATCACGGAGGAAGGCCGGCATATGGCCGAACAGCGTATCCGCAAGGTGGCCGAAATGTACCATGTCCGCTTCGTCGACCCGCGGCAGGTTGCCGCCTGGCAGGCGGAAGCGGGCCACAAGACGCTCTATCTTTTCGACGTGCGCCAGCCCCGGGAATACGCGTCCGGCCATATCCCGGGCTCGATCTCCGCCCAGGGCGGCCAACTGGTCCAGGCTACGGACGAATACGCGGCCGTGCGCAACGGGCGCTACATTCTCATGGACGATGACGAACTGCGCGCCATCATGACGGCTCATTGGTTGCAGCAGATGGGATTGCCTCAGGTTTTCGTGCTCAAGGGCGGTATTTTCAATGCCGCCGTGCTGGCCCCCCAGGGGCTGACCGAGGGCGGGGACTGCCCCGAAGGCCGCGCCCCCGCAGGCGGCGTCAGCGCCGAGGAAGCGGCCCGGCAGATGGAAAGCCGGGCCGGGATATTGTGCATCAATGTGGGAGCCAGCAACCTGCATCGGGCCCGCCATATATGCGGCGCGAAATGGGTCGCCCGGGCGTATCTGCCGCGGGTGCGCGCTCTCTACCCTCAGGCCGGGCGCATCATCCTGACCGCCGAGCAAAGCGCCCATGCGGCGCTGGCGGCGCAAGACGCGCGCGCTCTTTGGCCGGACGCCGCTGTGAGCTTCATCCAGGGCGGCACCCCTGCCTGGGAAAGGGCGGGCCTGCCTCTTGAAACAGGCATGCCCTGCGCCTTGTGCGCCGAAGACGATATCTGGTACCGCCCCTATACCGACGTCAACGCCTCAAAAGAAGCCATGCAAGACTATTTTGACTGGGAATCCGGCCTGGTGGACAAGATCAAGGCCGACGGATGCGTCAACTTTAACGTTAAAAGCCGGTAA
- a CDS encoding ThiF family adenylyltransferase, translating to MPDDLSQLESAIHGAARDGRITEQTLLELASAAGVDLLAAQRAACRVGIWPARYVRNARQLSLQDQLALLESRVLLVGLGGLGGWLLELLARLGVGAITGVDADRFEESNLNRQLLGDADNLGQSKAEAAAARMAVVNPATHFTPVARFADEALSVRLLRGMDLALDALGGLDCRLPLQEAAARADVPLVSAGIAGLTGWVAVVLPGRPGPVQWLGAGAAESATAPEEELGNLAPTAAMAASLQAAEALKLLTGRPPAPGMFIFDLADGDVQRIRL from the coding sequence ATGCCGGACGACCTGTCTCAGCTTGAATCAGCCATCCATGGCGCGGCCCGTGACGGCCGCATCACGGAACAGACCCTGCTTGAACTGGCCTCCGCCGCCGGGGTGGACCTGCTCGCGGCCCAGCGGGCCGCCTGCCGCGTCGGCATCTGGCCCGCACGCTATGTCCGCAACGCCCGGCAGCTCTCCCTCCAGGACCAGCTGGCCCTGCTGGAAAGCCGGGTCCTGCTGGTGGGACTGGGCGGTCTGGGCGGCTGGCTGCTGGAACTTCTGGCCCGCCTGGGCGTGGGCGCCATTACCGGCGTGGACGCCGACCGTTTTGAGGAATCCAATCTGAACCGCCAGTTGCTGGGCGACGCGGACAACCTGGGCCAGAGCAAGGCCGAGGCCGCCGCCGCGCGCATGGCCGTGGTCAATCCGGCAACGCATTTTACGCCTGTGGCCCGCTTCGCGGACGAAGCCCTGTCCGTCCGTCTGCTGCGCGGCATGGATCTGGCCCTGGACGCCCTGGGCGGTCTGGACTGCCGCCTGCCCTTGCAGGAGGCCGCCGCCAGAGCGGACGTACCCCTGGTCAGCGCGGGCATCGCGGGCCTCACCGGCTGGGTGGCCGTGGTTTTGCCCGGTCGGCCGGGTCCGGTCCAGTGGCTGGGAGCGGGCGCGGCGGAAAGCGCGACCGCGCCCGAGGAAGAACTGGGCAATCTCGCCCCCACGGCGGCCATGGCCGCGTCACTGCAAGCCGCCGAAGCCCTGAAGCTGCTCACGGGACGCCCTCCGGCGCCGGGCATGTTCATTTTTGATCTGGCGGACGGCGACGTTCAGCGCATCCGCCTGTAA